A region of Microbacterium suwonense DNA encodes the following proteins:
- a CDS encoding methylenetetrahydrofolate reductase, which yields MRRVPFSFELYPPRSPASTPALHETIDRLAAAGPDFLSVTYGAGGSTGGRSLEVLRHIRTHTDVEPLAHLTCVGNTYAGAARLIREFLDAGILSFLALRGDPPAGLGEGEPFLGDLESSAQLVQLIDRVQAERAPYEESPVPGNPAAVRVAPRRKVSIAVAAFPNGHPRSAYSSQHVDALLAKQAAGATLAITQLFFHADHYLAFVERARRAGVTIPILPGIMPITSPARLARVLELTGEELPGELSISSRSSRPPRAAGRSASSGPPISPVPSSPAAHRECTSTPSTSTTPCSTSSPRRASAPGCSSPHHRKEPHDRFPRRNDPRLPPDRPPPRAEEGRRGILGRPHRRAEPAGDGR from the coding sequence GACCCGATTTCCTCTCGGTCACCTATGGCGCCGGAGGCTCCACCGGCGGGCGCTCGCTGGAGGTGCTGCGCCACATCCGCACGCACACCGACGTCGAGCCCCTCGCCCATCTCACCTGCGTCGGCAACACCTATGCGGGGGCCGCGCGCCTGATCCGGGAGTTTCTGGATGCCGGAATCCTCAGCTTCCTCGCGCTGCGCGGCGACCCGCCTGCCGGTCTCGGCGAGGGCGAGCCGTTCCTCGGCGACCTGGAGAGCTCCGCGCAGCTCGTGCAGCTCATCGACCGCGTGCAGGCCGAGCGCGCCCCCTACGAGGAATCGCCCGTACCGGGGAACCCCGCAGCGGTACGCGTCGCACCCCGCCGCAAGGTGAGCATCGCCGTGGCGGCGTTCCCGAACGGTCACCCTCGCTCCGCATACAGCAGCCAGCACGTCGATGCGCTGCTGGCCAAGCAGGCCGCCGGCGCCACGCTCGCCATCACACAGCTGTTCTTCCATGCGGATCACTATCTGGCCTTCGTCGAACGTGCCCGCCGCGCCGGTGTCACCATCCCGATCCTGCCCGGGATCATGCCGATCACCTCACCCGCTCGGCTCGCCCGTGTACTGGAGCTGACCGGGGAGGAGCTGCCCGGAGAGCTGTCGATCTCCTCGAGGTCGAGCCGACCGCCGAGGGCCGCAGGCAGGTCGGCATCGAGTGGGCCGCCGATCTCGCCCGTGCCGTCGTCGCCGGCGGCGCACCGGGAGTGCACCTCTACGCCTTCAACCAGCACGACACCGTGCTCGACGTCCTCGCCCAGGCGGGCATCCGCACCGGGCTGCAGCTCTCCGCATCATCGAAAGGAACCCCATGACCGCTTTCCCCGCCGGAACGATCCTCGGCTACCCCCGGATCGGCCGCCGCCGCGAGCTGAAGAAGGCCGTCGAGGCATTCTGGGCCGGCCGCATCGACGAGCAGAGCCTGCGGGCGACGGCCGCTGA
- the metE gene encoding 5-methyltetrahydropteroyltriglutamate--homocysteine S-methyltransferase — protein MKKAVEAFWAGRIDEQSLRATAAELRAANRERLAELGLGREDSAIPESFSYYDQVLDAAVTVGAIPTRFEHLREQDGTIGLPAYFTVARGEGDRAPLEMTKWFDSNYHYLVPEIGPETAFSLSSDRLVREVAEAADAGFRTRPVIVGPVTLLALAKASDDAPEGFDPLSRLDDVLAVYAELLAKLKAAGAEWVQLDEPALVSESLPASTAQLADAAQRALAVLGGAVQRPAIFVAAPYAELGDVLPVLAAAPIEAIGIDLVRGGIPASLPELNGKTVVGGVIDGHNIWRGDLDGALGKLEALRALGAESVSASTSTSLLHVPHDVQEETKLDRRLVSWLAFADQKVGQIVTLAQGLAEGRQAVAAELDAASAALADRHDAPGVLDGSVRARALAEGDFSRVSYEERKSAQEALNLPALPLTTIGSFPQTADIRRARAQFGRGEVPQDDYEAFLRSEIDRVVALQEELGLDVLVHGEAERNDMVQYFAEHLDGFAVTEHGWVQSYGSRATRPSILWGDVSRPAPITVSWAAYAQSLSAKHVKGMLTGPVTILAWSFVRDDQPLAETANQVALALRDEIADLEQAGIEIIQVDEPALRELLPLKKADQAAYLDWSVRSFRLATGGAAAGTQVHTHLCYSEFGVVIDAIRALDADVTSIEAARSRMEVVADVARSGFDHGVGPGVYDIHSPRVPSVDEIEQLLRRAVDELPLQQLWVNPDCGLKTRGYDETVASLHNIVEATHRVREDVVVPA, from the coding sequence CTGAAGAAGGCCGTCGAGGCATTCTGGGCCGGCCGCATCGACGAGCAGAGCCTGCGGGCGACGGCCGCTGAGCTGCGTGCCGCCAACCGCGAGCGTCTCGCGGAGCTCGGCCTCGGCCGCGAGGATTCCGCCATCCCCGAGTCGTTCTCGTACTACGACCAGGTGCTGGACGCCGCCGTCACCGTCGGCGCGATCCCGACCCGCTTCGAGCACCTCCGCGAGCAGGACGGCACGATCGGACTCCCGGCGTACTTCACCGTCGCGCGCGGCGAGGGCGACCGTGCGCCGCTGGAGATGACCAAGTGGTTCGACTCCAACTACCACTACCTGGTGCCCGAGATCGGCCCCGAGACGGCGTTCTCGCTCTCCAGCGACCGGCTCGTGCGCGAGGTCGCCGAAGCGGCAGACGCCGGATTCCGCACCCGCCCCGTCATCGTCGGACCGGTCACCCTGCTCGCCCTCGCCAAGGCGTCGGATGACGCGCCGGAGGGCTTCGATCCGCTCAGCAGGCTGGACGACGTGCTCGCCGTGTACGCCGAACTGCTCGCGAAGCTGAAGGCCGCCGGCGCCGAGTGGGTGCAGCTGGATGAGCCCGCACTGGTCAGCGAATCCCTACCCGCCTCCACCGCGCAGCTCGCGGATGCCGCACAGCGTGCCCTCGCCGTGCTCGGCGGCGCCGTCCAGCGCCCCGCCATCTTCGTCGCGGCGCCGTACGCCGAGCTCGGCGACGTGCTCCCCGTGCTCGCCGCTGCCCCCATCGAGGCGATCGGCATCGACCTGGTCCGCGGGGGCATTCCGGCATCGCTGCCGGAGCTGAACGGCAAGACCGTCGTGGGCGGTGTGATCGACGGCCACAACATCTGGCGCGGCGATCTGGACGGCGCCCTCGGAAAGCTCGAGGCGCTGCGGGCCCTCGGCGCTGAGTCCGTCTCGGCATCCACCTCCACCTCACTGCTGCACGTGCCGCACGATGTGCAGGAGGAGACCAAGCTCGATCGACGCCTGGTGTCGTGGCTGGCCTTCGCCGACCAGAAGGTCGGTCAGATCGTCACGCTCGCGCAGGGACTCGCGGAGGGCCGACAGGCGGTCGCCGCAGAGCTCGACGCCGCATCCGCTGCCCTCGCCGACCGCCACGACGCCCCCGGCGTGCTCGACGGCTCGGTGCGTGCGCGTGCGCTCGCCGAGGGTGACTTCTCCCGGGTCTCCTACGAGGAGCGCAAGAGCGCCCAGGAGGCGCTGAATCTTCCCGCCCTGCCGCTGACCACGATCGGATCGTTCCCGCAGACCGCCGACATCCGTCGTGCGCGTGCGCAGTTCGGTCGTGGTGAGGTGCCGCAGGACGACTACGAGGCCTTCCTGCGCTCCGAGATCGACCGCGTCGTCGCGCTGCAGGAGGAGCTGGGCCTGGACGTGCTCGTGCACGGCGAGGCCGAGCGCAACGACATGGTGCAGTACTTCGCTGAGCACCTGGACGGCTTCGCGGTGACCGAGCACGGCTGGGTGCAGTCCTACGGATCGCGCGCCACCCGTCCCTCGATTCTGTGGGGCGACGTGTCGCGCCCCGCGCCGATCACCGTGTCGTGGGCGGCGTACGCGCAGTCGCTGAGCGCCAAGCACGTCAAGGGCATGCTCACCGGTCCGGTGACGATCCTGGCATGGTCGTTCGTGCGCGACGACCAGCCGCTCGCCGAGACCGCCAACCAGGTGGCACTGGCGCTGCGCGACGAGATCGCCGACCTCGAGCAGGCCGGAATCGAGATCATCCAGGTCGACGAGCCGGCGCTGCGCGAGCTGCTGCCGCTGAAGAAGGCCGACCAGGCCGCCTACCTGGACTGGTCGGTGCGCTCGTTCCGCCTCGCCACCGGCGGCGCCGCGGCAGGCACGCAGGTGCACACCCACCTGTGTTACTCGGAGTTCGGCGTGGTGATCGACGCGATCCGCGCGCTGGACGCCGATGTGACCTCGATCGAGGCCGCGCGCAGCCGGATGGAGGTCGTCGCCGATGTGGCGCGATCCGGGTTCGACCACGGCGTCGGGCCGGGCGTCTACGACATCCACTCGCCCCGCGTGCCCAGCGTCGACGAGATCGAGCAGCTGCTGCGTCGTGCAGTGGACGAGCTGCCGCTGCAGCAGCTCTGGGTCAACCCGGACTGCGGGCTGAAGACCCGCGGCTACGACGAGACCGTGGCATCGCTGCACAACATCGTCGAGGCCACCCATCGCGTCCGCGAGGACGTGGTGGTCCCCGCCTGA
- the lexA gene encoding transcriptional repressor LexA encodes MSDIPAPASEAPRTRRRKSLSAKQLAILEVIQTSIARHGYPPSMREIGDAVGLKSLSSVTHQLGQLELSGYLRRDPGKTRAMEVLIDLPGTSTESPADTSPAVGDAALVPLVGQIAAGVPITADQQVEEIFPLPRQLVGKGDLFMLKVSGESMIDAAICDGDWVVVRTQNTAENGEIVAAMIDGEATVKTFRRRDGHIWLLPRNSAFEPILGDESVVLGKVVAVLRAV; translated from the coding sequence ATGAGCGACATCCCCGCCCCCGCATCCGAGGCTCCGCGCACCCGTCGGCGCAAGAGCCTGAGCGCCAAGCAGCTGGCGATCCTCGAGGTCATCCAGACCTCCATCGCGCGGCACGGCTATCCGCCGAGCATGCGCGAGATCGGCGACGCCGTCGGCCTGAAGTCGCTGTCCAGCGTCACCCATCAGCTGGGCCAGCTGGAGCTCAGCGGCTATCTGCGCCGCGACCCGGGCAAGACCCGCGCCATGGAAGTGCTGATCGATCTGCCGGGCACGAGCACCGAGAGCCCGGCCGACACCTCCCCGGCCGTGGGCGACGCCGCGCTGGTGCCGCTGGTCGGGCAGATCGCAGCCGGTGTGCCGATCACCGCCGACCAGCAGGTCGAGGAGATCTTCCCGCTCCCCCGTCAGCTCGTCGGCAAGGGCGATCTGTTCATGCTCAAGGTGAGCGGCGAGTCGATGATCGACGCAGCCATCTGCGATGGCGACTGGGTGGTCGTGCGCACGCAGAACACCGCCGAGAACGGCGAGATCGTCGCAGCGATGATCGACGGCGAGGCGACCGTGAAGACGTTCCGGCGCCGCGACGGGCACATCTGGCTGCTGCCCCGCAACTCTGCGTTCGAGCCGATCCTTGGTGACGAGTCGGTCGTGCTCGGCAAGGTGGTGGCGGTGCTGCGCGCCGTCTGA
- a CDS encoding LysM peptidoglycan-binding domain-containing protein, producing MIDDIMSLNNLSSASIQVGDEIAIPTQYSR from the coding sequence GTGATCGACGACATCATGAGTCTGAACAACCTCAGCAGCGCATCGATCCAGGTCGGTGACGAGATCGCGATCCCCACGCAGTACTCCCGCTGA
- a CDS encoding histidinol-phosphate transaminase gives MGRVTSLDELPLRDDLRGLTPYGAPQAPLPVALNVNENTHPVPEAVVGEILDDVALALSEVNRYPDREFTELREALADYLGHGLTADQVWAGNGSNEVLQHIMQAFAGPGRTVFGFAPTYSMYPLIAQGTGAQWVAGTREDDYSITPESAAEQVAAADPDVVLLCSPNNPTGTPLGLDVIEAVYAAARGVVVVDEAYHEFAPKDAVSALSLLPGSPRLAISRTMSKAFAFAGARVGYLAADPAFIDALRLVRLPYHLSALTQAAATAALRNAGTMLQMVDEIVEQRDRISATLEALGYRPHPSWSNFVLFGGVDDPKALWRALYDRGVLIRDVGIPGHLRVSAGTESETTAFLEALASIGSAS, from the coding sequence ATGGGAAGGGTGACCTCTCTCGACGAGCTGCCCCTCCGCGACGACCTTCGCGGGCTCACTCCCTACGGTGCGCCGCAGGCGCCGCTGCCGGTCGCGCTGAACGTCAACGAGAACACGCATCCGGTGCCGGAAGCGGTCGTCGGCGAGATCCTCGATGACGTCGCTCTCGCGCTCAGTGAGGTCAATCGCTATCCCGATCGGGAGTTCACCGAGCTGCGCGAGGCCCTCGCCGACTATCTCGGGCACGGGCTCACTGCGGATCAGGTCTGGGCGGGCAACGGCTCCAACGAGGTGCTGCAGCACATCATGCAGGCCTTCGCCGGTCCCGGGCGCACCGTCTTCGGCTTCGCGCCCACCTATTCGATGTACCCGCTGATCGCCCAGGGGACGGGTGCGCAATGGGTCGCCGGCACTCGTGAGGACGACTACTCGATCACGCCCGAGAGCGCGGCGGAGCAGGTGGCCGCAGCGGATCCGGATGTCGTGCTGCTGTGCTCGCCGAACAACCCGACCGGAACGCCGCTCGGACTCGACGTGATCGAGGCCGTGTACGCGGCGGCGCGCGGCGTCGTGGTGGTCGACGAGGCGTATCACGAGTTCGCGCCGAAGGACGCGGTATCCGCACTGTCGCTGCTGCCGGGGAGCCCACGACTGGCGATCTCTCGCACCATGAGCAAGGCGTTCGCATTCGCCGGGGCGCGGGTGGGATACCTCGCCGCCGATCCCGCCTTCATCGACGCGCTGCGCCTGGTGCGTCTGCCCTACCACCTCAGTGCTCTCACTCAGGCGGCGGCGACCGCGGCGCTGCGAAATGCCGGCACGATGCTGCAGATGGTCGACGAGATCGTCGAGCAGCGCGACCGGATCTCCGCGACCCTGGAAGCACTCGGCTACCGGCCGCACCCATCGTGGTCGAATTTCGTGCTCTTCGGCGGGGTGGACGACCCGAAGGCCCTCTGGCGGGCGCTGTACGACCGCGGTGTGCTGATCAGGGATGTCGGCATCCCCGGCCACCTGCGCGTCTCCGCCGGCACCGAGTCCGAGACCACGGCCTTCCTGGAAGCACTTGCGTCGATAGGATCAGCATCATGA
- the hisB gene encoding imidazoleglycerol-phosphate dehydratase HisB, which produces MSDTRPAPQPRTAQRARSTSESTVEVEVNLDGTGRSDISTSVPFFDHMLTAFAKHSLTDLTVRATGDTHIDAHHTVEDISIVLGQAIREALGDKSGIARYGDALVPLDEALAQAVVDISGRPFLVHDGEPAGFELHLIGGHFTGSLVRHVFEAIAFNAALTVHVRVLGGRDPHHIAEAEFKAFARAFRQAKALDPLVEGIPSTKGAL; this is translated from the coding sequence ATGAGCGACACCCGCCCCGCCCCGCAGCCTCGCACGGCGCAGCGTGCCCGCAGCACCTCCGAGTCGACCGTCGAGGTCGAGGTGAACCTCGACGGCACCGGCCGCAGCGACATCAGCACCTCTGTGCCGTTCTTCGACCACATGCTCACCGCGTTCGCGAAGCACTCGCTCACCGACCTCACGGTGCGCGCCACGGGCGACACCCACATCGACGCGCACCACACCGTGGAAGACATCTCCATCGTGCTCGGACAGGCCATCCGTGAGGCGCTCGGCGACAAGTCGGGCATCGCCCGCTACGGTGACGCGCTCGTGCCGCTGGACGAGGCGCTCGCGCAGGCCGTCGTCGACATCTCCGGGCGTCCGTTCCTGGTGCACGACGGCGAGCCCGCCGGCTTCGAGCTGCACCTGATCGGCGGCCACTTCACCGGGTCTCTGGTGCGGCACGTGTTCGAGGCCATCGCCTTCAACGCCGCGCTGACCGTGCACGTGCGCGTGCTCGGCGGACGCGACCCGCACCACATCGCCGAGGCGGAGTTCAAGGCGTTCGCGAGGGCCTTCCGGCAGGCGAAGGCACTGGACCCGCTGGTCGAGGGCATCCCGTCGACCAAGGGCGCGCTGTGA
- the hisH gene encoding imidazole glycerol phosphate synthase subunit HisH, translating to MTRTPRVVVFDYESGNVHSAVKALAAAGAEVQLTDDRRAAQEADGLFVPGVGAFAAVAEALRAHGGDEIIDRRLAGGRPVLGVCVGMQVLFERGVERGQNAEGLGEWPGTVTELDAPVLPHMGWNTVEAGEDSVLFRGIEDERFYFVHSFAAKAWDIEVTGPFRRPALTWATHGERFLAAVENGPLSATQFHPEKSGDAGIRLLTNWVGSLG from the coding sequence GTGACACGGACCCCGCGCGTCGTCGTCTTCGACTACGAGTCGGGGAACGTCCACTCCGCGGTGAAGGCCCTTGCTGCTGCCGGCGCAGAGGTGCAGCTCACCGACGATCGGCGAGCCGCTCAGGAGGCGGATGGGCTGTTCGTGCCAGGAGTCGGGGCCTTCGCAGCCGTGGCCGAGGCACTGCGTGCGCACGGCGGAGACGAGATCATCGACCGGCGGTTGGCCGGCGGACGGCCCGTCCTCGGTGTCTGCGTCGGGATGCAGGTGCTGTTCGAACGCGGCGTCGAACGCGGCCAGAACGCCGAGGGACTGGGCGAGTGGCCGGGCACGGTCACCGAGCTGGATGCTCCCGTGCTGCCGCACATGGGCTGGAACACGGTCGAGGCGGGCGAGGACAGCGTGCTGTTCCGCGGCATCGAGGATGAGCGCTTCTACTTCGTGCACTCGTTCGCCGCGAAGGCCTGGGACATCGAGGTCACCGGTCCGTTCCGGCGACCGGCGCTGACCTGGGCGACGCACGGCGAGCGATTCCTCGCCGCCGTGGAGAACGGCCCGCTGTCGGCCACCCAGTTCCACCCCGAGAAGTCCGGCGACGCCGGCATCCGCCTGCTCACCAACTGGGTCGGCTCGCTCGGCTGA
- the priA gene encoding bifunctional 1-(5-phosphoribosyl)-5-((5-phosphoribosylamino)methylideneamino)imidazole-4-carboxamide isomerase/phosphoribosylanthranilate isomerase PriA, producing the protein MNDFAQAPSLILLPAVDVAGGKAVRLTQGEAGTETNYGDPIDAAGEWVDQGAQWIHLVDLDAAFGRGSNAGILRKVIKQYRGVNIELSGGIRDDASLEAALESGANRINLGTAALENPEWAADVIGRYGEAVAVGLDVRGSTLAARGWTKDGGDIWEVLERLEEAGCSRYVVTDVTKDGTLRGPNLDLLREITSRTPKPVIASGGVSNLDDIAALRDLVPLGVEGAIVGKALYAGQFTLAEALDVAGD; encoded by the coding sequence ATGAACGACTTCGCACAGGCCCCTTCGCTGATCCTCCTCCCCGCGGTCGACGTCGCGGGCGGCAAGGCGGTGCGTCTCACCCAGGGTGAGGCCGGCACGGAGACCAACTACGGCGACCCCATCGACGCCGCCGGCGAATGGGTCGACCAGGGTGCGCAGTGGATCCATCTCGTCGACCTCGACGCCGCGTTCGGGCGCGGCAGCAACGCCGGCATCCTGCGCAAGGTCATCAAGCAGTACCGCGGCGTGAACATCGAGCTCTCCGGCGGTATCCGCGACGATGCCAGCCTCGAGGCGGCGCTGGAGTCCGGCGCCAACCGCATCAACCTCGGCACCGCCGCGCTGGAGAACCCGGAGTGGGCGGCGGACGTGATCGGTCGCTACGGCGAGGCCGTCGCCGTCGGTCTGGATGTGCGCGGCAGCACGCTGGCAGCCCGTGGCTGGACCAAGGATGGCGGTGACATCTGGGAGGTGCTGGAGCGCCTGGAGGAGGCCGGATGCAGCCGGTACGTCGTCACCGACGTCACCAAGGACGGCACGCTGCGCGGCCCGAACCTCGACCTGCTGCGTGAGATCACCTCGCGCACGCCGAAGCCGGTGATCGCATCGGGCGGCGTCTCGAACCTCGACGACATCGCCGCGCTGCGCGACCTCGTGCCGCTGGGGGTCGAAGGCGCCATCGTCGGCAAGGCGCTCTACGCCGGGCAGTTCACCCTGGCAGAGGCGCTGGATGTCGCCGGCGACTGA
- a CDS encoding SseB family protein: MSPATDDACGHGASVGSTASPGGADSAGVPWAGRSFEPNTRADDDGSADPTLLDALLSFRAGTGSQVEVVDAFRDARVLVPLVAEKGDEGVGPTGLKVDKTQELSIVTVAAPDGRRVQPAFSSVEAMSRWDATARPIPVEAVRVALSASSEQTDLIVLDPASETEFVFRRPAVWAIAQGQPWEPSFLSPEVFTALRESIGHELAVIDVAVASGDPDARMRGPELVVTLELIDGLDRETLDAVLARLAQRWAADDRMAVLVDSLTVKLTRSAS; the protein is encoded by the coding sequence ATGTCGCCGGCGACTGACGACGCCTGCGGTCATGGGGCATCGGTGGGATCGACGGCATCCCCTGGTGGCGCCGACTCTGCGGGCGTCCCGTGGGCGGGGCGCAGCTTCGAGCCGAACACCCGCGCCGACGACGACGGCTCCGCCGACCCCACGCTGCTGGATGCGCTGCTGAGCTTCCGCGCCGGGACCGGATCCCAGGTCGAGGTCGTCGATGCATTCCGCGATGCGCGCGTGCTGGTGCCGCTCGTCGCCGAGAAGGGCGACGAGGGCGTCGGCCCGACCGGCCTGAAGGTCGACAAGACGCAGGAGCTGTCGATCGTGACAGTCGCCGCCCCCGACGGGCGGCGCGTGCAACCGGCGTTCTCGTCAGTCGAGGCCATGAGCCGGTGGGATGCCACCGCCCGTCCGATCCCCGTCGAGGCCGTCCGCGTGGCGCTGTCGGCATCGAGCGAGCAGACCGATCTGATCGTGCTCGACCCGGCCTCCGAGACCGAGTTCGTCTTCCGCAGGCCGGCGGTGTGGGCGATCGCGCAGGGGCAGCCCTGGGAGCCGAGCTTCCTCTCTCCGGAGGTCTTCACCGCGCTGCGCGAGAGCATCGGCCACGAGCTGGCCGTCATCGACGTCGCCGTGGCGTCGGGGGACCCGGACGCCAGGATGCGTGGCCCCGAGCTGGTGGTCACGCTCGAGCTCATCGACGGGCTGGACCGGGAGACGCTGGATGCCGTGCTCGCGCGCCTCGCACAGCGCTGGGCCGCCGATGACCGGATGGCCGTGCTGGTGGACTCGCTGACCGTGAAGCTGACCCGCTCGGCGTCGTGA
- a CDS encoding DUF1844 domain-containing protein: MTIPAEHPDDRHERWAQQEQAASSATRDIADVPAVEVITTTSVHLMSAAAVKLGLADDPEAQLDLDEARKLINALAGLITAGAPEISNAHARPLRDGLRSLQLAFREASPIKDEVGKGPGEKWTGPVS, encoded by the coding sequence GTGACGATTCCTGCCGAGCACCCCGATGACCGCCACGAGCGCTGGGCGCAGCAGGAGCAAGCCGCCTCCTCTGCGACGCGTGACATCGCCGACGTTCCCGCCGTCGAGGTGATCACCACGACCTCCGTGCACCTGATGAGCGCGGCTGCGGTCAAGCTCGGCCTGGCCGACGACCCCGAGGCGCAGCTCGACCTGGACGAAGCGCGCAAGCTCATCAACGCCCTCGCCGGTCTCATCACCGCCGGCGCACCGGAGATCAGCAACGCGCACGCCCGTCCGCTGCGCGACGGCCTGCGCTCCCTGCAGCTCGCCTTCCGCGAGGCCTCTCCGATCAAGGACGAGGTCGGCAAGGGCCCCGGCGAGAAGTGGACCGGTCCGGTCAGCTGA
- the infC gene encoding translation initiation factor IF-3 — protein MAETTSKELRISDPRTNERIRVPEVRLVGPAGEQIGVVRIESALRLAQEADLDLVEVAPNSKPPVVKIMDYGKFKYEAAQKAKEARRNQANTILKEVRFRLKIEAHDYTTKLKRAEGFLKAGDKVKAMILFRGREQSRPEQGVRLLRKFAEDVAEFGTVESNPTIDGRNMVMVVAPLKNKSEAKAEQNAVRTAHKQAVREAKAASDAPKDESAA, from the coding sequence GTGGCCGAAACCACGTCTAAGGAGCTCCGCATCAGCGATCCCCGTACCAATGAGCGCATCCGCGTCCCCGAGGTCCGCCTCGTCGGCCCCGCGGGTGAGCAGATCGGTGTCGTCCGCATCGAGTCAGCGCTGCGTCTGGCCCAGGAAGCAGACCTCGACCTCGTCGAGGTCGCACCCAATTCCAAGCCGCCCGTGGTCAAGATCATGGACTACGGCAAGTTCAAGTACGAGGCAGCGCAGAAGGCGAAGGAAGCACGCCGCAACCAGGCGAACACCATCCTCAAAGAGGTGCGCTTCCGCCTGAAGATCGAGGCTCACGACTACACGACCAAGCTCAAGCGCGCCGAGGGCTTCCTCAAGGCCGGGGACAAGGTGAAGGCGATGATCCTGTTCCGCGGTCGTGAGCAGTCGCGTCCCGAGCAGGGCGTGCGCCTGCTGCGCAAGTTCGCCGAGGACGTGGCCGAGTTCGGCACGGTCGAGTCGAACCCCACGATCGATGGCCGCAACATGGTCATGGTCGTGGCTCCGCTGAAGAACAAGTCCGAGGCCAAGGCCGAGCAGAACGCCGTCCGCACCGCGCACAAGCAGGCTGTCCGCGAGGCGAAGGCGGCGAGCGACGCGCCCAAGGACGAATCCGCGGCCTGA
- the rpmI gene encoding 50S ribosomal protein L35, with product MPKQKTHSGAKKRFKITGSGKLKKQQAGMRHNLEHKSSRRTRRLNQDQVLSKADTKVANKLLGRG from the coding sequence ATGCCGAAGCAGAAGACCCACTCGGGTGCGAAGAAGCGCTTCAAGATCACCGGCAGCGGAAAGCTGAAGAAGCAGCAGGCCGGCATGCGCCACAACCTCGAGCACAAGTCGAGCCGCCGCACGCGTCGCCTGAACCAGGACCAGGTCCTCTCCAAGGCCGACACCAAGGTCGCCAACAAGCTTCTCGGCCGCGGCTGA
- the rplT gene encoding 50S ribosomal protein L20 produces MARVKRAVNAHKKRRVILERASGYRGQRSRLYRKAKEQVIHSLVYSYRDRRKRKGDFRRLWIQRINAAARQNGITYNRFIQGLGLAGVQVDRRMLADLAVTDPAAFATLVDVAKKALPSDVNAPKAAA; encoded by the coding sequence ATGGCAAGAGTCAAGCGCGCAGTCAACGCGCACAAGAAGCGTCGCGTCATCCTCGAACGCGCCTCGGGCTACCGTGGCCAGCGCTCGCGTCTGTACCGCAAGGCCAAAGAGCAGGTCATCCACTCGCTGGTCTACTCGTACCGCGACCGTCGCAAGCGCAAGGGCGACTTCCGTCGTCTGTGGATCCAGCGCATCAACGCCGCTGCCCGCCAGAACGGCATCACCTACAACCGCTTCATCCAGGGCCTCGGCCTCGCGGGCGTCCAGGTGGACCGTCGCATGCTCGCCGACCTGGCCGTGACCGACCCCGCGGCGTTCGCCACGCTGGTCGATGTCGCGAAGAAGGCACTGCCCTCGGACGTCAACGCTCCGAAGGCCGCCGCCTGA